TGAAACTCTATAGTCATGTGACcagttatgttttttatttttctttcttaggCCATCCACAGATCTTGGTGAAGTGGAAAATTGCAGCTTTCAAGATGTCCCAGAAGAGTTACATCCTTGGGTTCTTCCTTCTGGCCATCTTTTCCCTAACCATAATCTTTCAGTTAAATAATAAGCGGATCCAGCAACACAGAAGAGTGCTCCTGGATGCCCTATGCAAAGGCCTCAAGTCCCAAACTATAGAGGACAGTAACAAGACCAAGGAATGGAAGACCAAGAAGAAAAGTGATGGCATATGGACAGTGAACTCCAGTGGCCGTTTGGGCAACCAAATGGGACAGTATGCCACTTTGTTTGCCTTGGCCAAGTTCAACAGCCATGAGGCCTACATACAGCAAGCAACCTACAACTGGCTGGCCCCTATCTTCAAGATCAGCCTACCAGTGCTACAGCAGGATGTGGTTGGTAAGATTCCCTGGAGGAACTACTGGGTCCATGACTGGATGTCAGAGGAGTACAAACACATTGAAGGGAATTATGTGAAATTTACTGGCTACCCCTGTTCATGGACTTTCTACCACCACATCCGAGAGGAAATCCTCAAAGAGTTCACCTTCCATGACTTCATCAGGGATGAGACCAACAAGTATTTAGAGGATGTGAAAGGGAGCAGGAGGAATGCCACCTTCATTGGGGTCCACGTGCGAAGGGGGGACTACCTCCGTGTCATGCCCAACTCTTGGAAAGGGGTGGTGGCAGACAAGGCTTACCTGGAGAAGGCAATGGATTATTTCCGTATTAAGTATCAGGAGCCTGTCTTCATAGTGACCAGCAATGGAATAGGTTGGTGTAAGGAGAATATTAACGCTTCCAGAGGAGATGTCTACTTTTCTGGGGATGGGGTGGAGTCCTCACCTGGGAAGGACTTTGCCCTTCTTGCTCACTGCAATCACACCATCATGACTATTGGCACCTTTGGCTATTGGGCAGGTTACCTGGCTGGAGGGGAGACCGTTTACCTCACCAACTTCACTCTCCCAGACTCTCGATTCTTGAAGGTTTTCCATTATGATGCTGCCTTTCTACCAGAATGGATCGGGATCCCCGCTGACCTATCACCTCTTCTCCTTGAACTGGCAAAGAAAGAAGACACTCTCAGAAATAGTTCTACCTCTTCATAGGCACCCCCAGACTTCAAACAACATCCATGAAAGAAACTCTGGTATATTTATTGGAAATGTTTGTACTGTGAAATATCAACAAATGCTAAGCAATGAAATTAAAGTTTCTGAAAGAAGACCccaggcaggcctggatttgtcagtaggtatattaggcctgtgcctagggtggcagaaatctgggggcagcaggctggctgaagatttactgccttccagctgtgctgaatcttacTCAGCAGACAACACGGTCCCTGCTTTCTGatccattccctcccttcccaggcagctgCAGAcaacaggagggggaaggggtggggcagaCAGCAACAAGATCAGTTTAGGGGGAACTGACTTGGGAATGAGAAGGGGCcagctgtgggagagagagaggggaatggggagTCAGTCAGTTAGTCTGTCTGTCTATACCGGATTGGGTGAGAGGTTAGAGAGGGCATGCAAGGGACAGCAGGATTAGAACACAGTAGGAACAGCTGTTTCCtcctcatcctcaccacctccttcTGCTGCAATTCACATCCACTCTTCTTGTATTCCCTATAACACAGTTtgcttattaataataataataataataataataataataataaaatgtaagcaATTCTCCTAGTACTGTTTAGATAACTGGAAATAAATCCAATAGTTATCTAAAAATTAACTATAACACAACAAATGTCTATACTTGTTTCTGAGTATATCTACTCTCCATAAATGGTTTCTTGCCAAATTAACTCATAAGAAAAACTTCCAGCACAAAGAAACGTCTTTTCCCCTCAGCCCAAAATAACACTGCAGGTAATGTCCTACCTCATGATCatccatttctctctctttctccccaaaACAAAGAAAGCCCATCTCTCTTCTTTCTAGATTTCAAAGAGACAAATGTGATTAGTTAATATAGTTCATTAGTACTCGATCCCTTGCCTGTTACTGGATACAGGGATGAATAAGAAATGTATCACTTAAGTTATAAGACAAAAGTCTACCATTCACCAGTTTGAATTTCAAGAGTGTCTGATATATAATGCAGTGATCCAGAAGCTGTATAGCTCCTGAAGCAAACTGtggattctctgcaggctgtGATGGCTTTTATTGGAGCAATGGATGCATTATCCAAAAATGTTATACAAGAGCTATTGAGACCACATAAGACCTGCCTTTAGATATGAATAATGTTTCTGatgtgacatctgaagaagagactTCTGTGGTTTCAAAAGTTCATGTATAACAtttttagattatttatttatttaaaaaacatgttATACCGGTATTTGGGTATTaccatcatatctgtttacaatatagaaaacaataataacaatataatataaagcAATATAAAAGAGTTACTAATAGtctaatataaaaacaaaactcaaaTCTATAGCTTCATTCATGCATTATTACATTATTAAAATACAAGTTTCATTTAAACTTCATTCATGCATGTAACCAATCATACCATAGTTCATACCATAGCTCTTATATAATCAATCATACCATAGCTCTTAACAAGCTAATCTGCTGCAATAATCTCTGCTGCTCTCCTGGAACTATGCTTTTCCAATCTCAAAAGCCTGTTGGGataaccaggttttaatttttttcttaaattgtgCTGCATTTGGCTCCAATCTCAATTCGGCAGGTAAAGTATTCCATATTGTGGGGCCAGCTAGAAATAACGCCTTTTCTCTTACCGATGTCAACTTGGCAGATACCAAACATTGGGTTGATAAAAGGCCCTTGTTGgccgatcttaaatttctctgtgGTACATGTAGCCTTATTGCTGCGTTCAACCATTCTACCGTTTCATTATGGATAGCCTTATGTAAGATGTTTAACACTTTATATTGctctctttgttctattgggagccagtgtagttcagccagcaCGGGAGTAATATGTTGTTTTCTATTTGTTCCAGTAAGTATTCCCGCGGCTGAATTTTGCATTATTTGAAGAGGACGTATGGTGGTATTGGGCAAACCTAACAgtaatgcattacaatagtctgtagATGAAAATATTAAGGCCTGCAGTACGGTTCTAAATTCTTTTTCTTCAGTAAAAATTGTCTGAATCTGCCTAAAATCCCATGATTAGAATGATAAGAAGgtggcactgtgggttaatctgaaaAGAGGGACTGGAATATCTATTTATACTGGTGTAATATAccgacctccatcacagacagaggggatggtatagatttaatggaggatatgcatgttgtgaaaggggaggtgctgttgCTAGGGGACTTCAATCTGCCAGATGGGGactgggacatcccagctgcagtatcttctagaagctgggagatcctggattctctgcaaagagaactgttctgtcaacttgtaacagaacccacatgggagggggcgatactggacctgctgcttaccaatggggacagtgttTGCCTAAAGCCCAGAGGTCAACACCAAGGCTGTCTCTCCATCCCCCCAGTGGCTATAATCATCTTGGATAGCATGTTTTATCAAGCGGGAGGTTacgttttaataaatgaaataataaattaaatccTTCACGCTGTGCTGAGCTGCCCTGCTGTGGCTTatgctcaggaatttgttgcctttGTTTCTTGACCTTCCCTCAGAGCACCAAGGTGTTATGACtagagaggtggacccttggtccggcgaggaATGTAGACCCCTCGTCGGTGGGCGAGGCCAATCACGAATGTTCCTGGAGGTActagaagaagatctggatgcaggcgcctcctgcaggtcgtttagtccagatagctggcgcctccagcaggtcgagcgAATAGAGATGAGCACCTCCGGTGGGTCGTGAAActgaagctggcgcctccagcaggtcgtggaaactgAAGAAGTAACAAAGTAGTCCAGAGAATCAGAGCCCACTCCAGTGGTATAACGccctgcagccagtccagggtcaagagccagaagaaaccacagccagtccaggagtccagAAACAAAGAgagtccgcagccaatccagaagTCAGGAGCCAAACAGGAAtgaaagccagtccagggatcaaacacagaagcaagcaggaaccggaaccaAACAACACTGGAGCCACGAAGCCGAGGCAAGGTCTGAggccccagaccttgccttaagtagtgCAGGGAAGCTGGAGACAACAGGAAGAAACCCcctacttcctgtaggggttcctttaaggccgGGCACTAGCTGCCCGCGTGGGCCTAAGAGAACCTCAGGGGGCGTGGCCTAGCCACGTCGAagatgcggcggccatcttggaaggcAGCAACGCTGCCTCGGAGGCAGCCTTCGACAATGGCCCCGATGAAGCGGAGGTGAGTGACCGGCCCCCCGGTCGTGGTTCGCCGCGACTGgcggtcacaacagtaccccctcctttaggcctccccctagaaggcttgggcttcccAGGGTGACTGATGTGGAAATTTTTGAGGAgatccttgtccaagatgttcgtagcaggctcccatgaattctcctcagggCCGAATCCTTCCCAGGCCAGCAGATACTCCCATTGATGACCTCGCCTACGGACATCAAGAACTTCTCGAACTTGATAAGTATCATCTTCCGCCCTTACAGAAGAAGAGACAGGAACCTTCTGGGAGGACCAGTTGAGAATCAAGGGCTTTAGAAGAGAAACATGAAACAAGTTATGAATGCGTAGAGTAGCTGGGAGGCGCAAACGATAAGTTACGGGTCCCAATTGCTTGACTACCGGGAAGGGACCAATGTACCGAGGAGCCAGACGCATCGAGGGAACCCGTAGACGAATATGTCTGGTACTGAGCCAGACCTTGTCCCCAGGATGAAAGCAGGGTGCGGGTTTCCGATGTCGGTCAGCGAATTTCTTAGCGGTCCGGGCTGCCTTCCGTAGCATTAGTTGCGTACGAGTCCAAAGTTTTTTAAAGTGGATGGCAGTGAGCTGGGCCGCTGGAGAAGAGACCGGCAGAGGTAATGGTACTGGTGGAGCCGGTTGATGAGCGAAGACTATTTGGAATGGAGAGGATCCAGTGGAAGTACAAGAATGGAAATTgtgagagaactctgcccacggcAGCAAGGCCACCCAGTCATCCTGTCGGGAGTTGACGTAAGAGCGCAGGAATTGTTTCAGGGCTCGATTCgttctctctgcctgcccattAGCCTGGGGGTGGAAAGCCGTGGTAAAGGTCTAGTGTAATCTGAAACTTGGTACAAAGACTTTGCCAATATCGAGCCGTAAATTGGGACCCACGGTCGGTCGTGATGTGCTGGGGTATGCCATGGAGACGAAAAATATGTGCCATGAAGAGCTGTGCCAATtgaggagcagagggaagggcaggtaatggcgtaaagtgagccattttggagaatctatCAACTACCACCCATATTACCGTATGTCCTTCAGAAGCTGggaggtccacaataaaatcggTGGAGACGTGTGTCCAAGGTCTTGTGGGTGTAGGAAGTGGTTGCAGCTGACCCCAGGGTTTTCCAGCAGGAGTTTTGTGCTGCGCACAAACAGGGCAGGAGTCAACGTATGCTTGAATGTCCTTGCGCATccctggccaccaatagtgttgtTGAAGCAAGGACAGAGTGCGTTTGCGTCCCGGATGCCCCGCCAACTGAGAGTCGTGTCCCCACTTAAGAATTTTGTTACGGAGTCTCTTGGGTACCACGGTCTTACCGACAGGAACTGTGAAAGTTGCTGAAAGAATGACACGGGCAGGGTCAATGATGTATTGTAAGGGTTCTTCCATATCTTCGGAGATAAAGGACCGTGATAAAGCGTCGGCCTTAATATTCTTACTTGCTGGACGGTATCTTAATTCGAAGTCGAAACGTGTAAAAAATAGTGCCCAGCGAGCTTGTCGCGGATTCAAGCGGTGGGCTTGTTGTAAATACgtcaggtttttatggtccgtgaagacTGTTATCCGATGCTGAGCTCCTTCTAGTCACtgccgccattcttcgaatgcaaGTTTAATAGCTAGCAGTTCTTTATCGCCGATGGAATAATTGCGTTCTGCAGGagaaaatttctttgaaaaataggaaCAAGGGTGGAATTTCCCGCCAGCAATGTTCTGACTCAAAACTGCTCCAACCCCCTCTGAAGAAGCGTCTACCTCTACCGTGAACGGATGTCTAGGATCTGGATGGCGGAGACAGGGTCACCGCAAAAAATCGTCTTTAAGATATTGGAAAGCTTCAGTCGCTTCTACCGGCCAGGTTTTGATGTTGACCCCTTTACGAGTAAGTGCACATAATGGTGCCGTCAGTTTGGAAAAATTCTTGATAAAATGGCGATAATAATTGGCGAAGCCTAAGAAACGTTGAAGAGCTTGTAGCCCATTGGGTTGGGGCCAATCTTTTATACACTTCACTTTGGTTGGATCCATTTCGAACCCTTGGTTTGAAACAATATAACCTAGAAAAGGTAGTGACTCAgcttcaaaaatgcatttctccagtttggcatatagtTGATGTTCCCTTAAACGTTGAAGAACTTGTGTCACATATTGGCGATGCGTCTGTAGGTCCCTggagaaaatcaaaatatcatcaagataaacAATCACACAGTTATATAGTAAGTCCCGAAAAATCTCATTAATGAAATGTTGAAAAACAGCAGGGGCATTAGTTAAACCAAaaggcataactaaatattcgtagtgtccatctctggtgttgaatgctgttttccactcgtctccctccCGGATCCAGACCAAATTGTACGCTGCCCGcagatccaatttggagaagatttgagctccttgcagacgaTCGAACAGTTCAGCAATAAGAGGTAGAGGATAGCGATCCTTGACCGTAATAGCATTTAGACCACGAAAGTCAATACAAGGACGtaaagtcccatcttttttttcaacaaaaaaaaaaacctgcccccGCAGGAGAGTTGGATTggcggataaaccccttctgtaggttgtcctggatgtattcagacatcgccTGTGTCTCTATGGCAGATAAAGGATAAACTCTACCCCGCGGCGGAGTGGATCCTGGAATCAATCGGATAGCACAGTCGAATTCTCAATGCGGAGGTAGAATATCCGCGGC
The DNA window shown above is from Rhinatrema bivittatum chromosome 19, aRhiBiv1.1, whole genome shotgun sequence and carries:
- the LOC115080705 gene encoding galactoside 2-alpha-L-fucosyltransferase 2-like, coding for MSQKSYILGFFLLAIFSLTIIFQLNNKRIQQHRRVLLDALCKGLKSQTIEDSNKTKEWKTKKKSDGIWTVNSSGRLGNQMGQYATLFALAKFNSHEAYIQQATYNWLAPIFKISLPVLQQDVVGKIPWRNYWVHDWMSEEYKHIEGNYVKFTGYPCSWTFYHHIREEILKEFTFHDFIRDETNKYLEDVKGSRRNATFIGVHVRRGDYLRVMPNSWKGVVADKAYLEKAMDYFRIKYQEPVFIVTSNGIGWCKENINASRGDVYFSGDGVESSPGKDFALLAHCNHTIMTIGTFGYWAGYLAGGETVYLTNFTLPDSRFLKVFHYDAAFLPEWIGIPADLSPLLLELAKKEDTLRNSSTSS